From Brevibacillus marinus, a single genomic window includes:
- a CDS encoding proline--tRNA ligase, with product MKQSQYLIPTLREVPADAEIASHKLLIRAGLARQLASGIYSYLPLGLKVIQKIQTIVREEMNRAGAQEVLLPAMQPAELWEESGRWEAYGPELVRLKDRHERRFALGPTHEEVISCLVRDEVNSYKKLPLNLYQIQTKFRDEVRPRFGLIRCREFIMKDAYSFDTSWEGLDKSFQAMFDAYTRIFTRIGLNFRAVEADAGSIGGTGTYEFMALCDIGEDTIAYATEGTYAANLEKAEVVYKPSDKPTGEVPPLEKIHTPGARTIEQLQQSLGIAASQIVKSLLYRVDEKLVMVLVRGDHELNEVKLKNLYDAVEVRLASEAEIRGLTGAPAGFIGPVGLDPQAVEIVADNYLQDVTDGVTGANEQDYHYRHVVPGRDFAVSRYADLRNIMEGDDCPRGGGKIAFARGIEVGHVFKLGTKYSKPLGVTFLDENGRAQEMVMGCYGIGISRIVAAVIEQHHDENGIIWPVSVAPFHVHVIPINAKLEEQRAVSERISEMLTAAGLEVLYDDRPERAGVKFKDADLIGLPLRITVSDKAQEGVVEVRVRRTGETHEVKLDQLVPFVQEWLAKLDETAIEFARSRQE from the coding sequence TTGAAGCAAAGCCAGTATCTGATCCCTACCCTGCGGGAAGTGCCGGCGGACGCGGAAATTGCCAGTCACAAGCTGCTGATCAGAGCGGGGCTGGCGCGCCAGCTCGCTTCCGGCATCTACTCGTACCTGCCGCTTGGGCTGAAGGTGATTCAAAAAATCCAGACGATTGTTCGCGAGGAGATGAACAGGGCCGGAGCGCAGGAAGTTTTGCTGCCGGCGATGCAGCCGGCGGAGCTGTGGGAGGAAAGCGGCAGGTGGGAAGCGTACGGCCCGGAATTGGTGCGGCTGAAGGACCGTCACGAACGGCGTTTCGCGCTTGGCCCCACCCATGAAGAAGTGATCAGCTGCCTGGTGCGCGACGAGGTCAATTCGTACAAAAAACTGCCGCTCAACCTGTATCAAATCCAGACCAAGTTCCGTGATGAAGTGAGGCCGCGTTTCGGGCTGATCCGCTGCCGGGAGTTTATCATGAAAGACGCGTACTCCTTCGATACCAGTTGGGAAGGGCTGGACAAAAGCTTTCAGGCGATGTTTGACGCCTATACGCGGATTTTTACGAGGATCGGGCTGAACTTCCGCGCCGTGGAGGCGGATGCCGGTTCGATCGGCGGGACGGGCACCTACGAATTTATGGCGCTCTGCGACATCGGCGAAGATACGATCGCCTATGCCACGGAGGGAACGTACGCGGCCAATCTGGAAAAGGCTGAGGTGGTCTACAAGCCGTCGGACAAGCCGACAGGCGAGGTTCCGCCGCTGGAGAAAATCCACACCCCCGGTGCGCGTACGATTGAGCAGCTGCAGCAGTCGCTGGGGATTGCCGCCAGCCAGATTGTCAAAAGCTTGCTCTACCGCGTCGACGAGAAGCTGGTCATGGTGCTGGTGCGCGGCGATCACGAACTAAACGAAGTGAAGCTGAAAAACTTGTACGATGCGGTCGAGGTGCGGCTCGCCAGCGAGGCAGAAATTCGCGGTTTGACCGGTGCGCCGGCCGGTTTTATCGGTCCTGTCGGACTGGATCCGCAAGCGGTGGAAATCGTCGCCGACAACTACCTGCAGGATGTGACCGACGGCGTAACGGGAGCCAACGAACAAGACTACCACTACCGGCATGTGGTGCCGGGCCGCGATTTTGCCGTCAGCCGCTACGCCGACCTGCGCAATATCATGGAAGGCGATGACTGCCCGCGCGGCGGCGGCAAGATTGCGTTTGCCCGCGGTATCGAAGTCGGCCATGTGTTTAAGCTGGGGACCAAGTACTCCAAACCGCTCGGCGTCACCTTCCTCGATGAAAACGGGCGGGCCCAGGAGATGGTGATGGGCTGCTACGGCATCGGCATCTCGCGCATCGTAGCGGCCGTGATTGAGCAGCATCACGATGAAAACGGGATCATCTGGCCGGTTTCCGTCGCGCCCTTCCACGTGCACGTCATTCCGATCAATGCCAAGCTGGAGGAGCAGCGGGCGGTGAGCGAACGGATCAGCGAGATGCTGACGGCGGCCGGCTTGGAAGTGCTCTACGACGATCGTCCGGAGCGAGCCGGTGTGAAATTTAAAGACGCCGACCTGATCGGGCTGCCGCTGCGAATCACGGTCTCCGACAAAGCACAGGAAGGCGTGGTTGAAGTTCGTGTTCGCCGGACGGGCGAGACACACGAGGTCAAGCTCGACCAGCTGGTTCCGTTTGTCCAGGAGTGGCTGGCCAAGCTGGACGAAACGGCGATCGAGTTTGCCCGCTCCAGGCAGGAATAG
- a CDS encoding PolC-type DNA polymerase III has translation MEAAEERKQRFALLLKQLAIPENWVADYFREGQIDKLELYKQNKKWVFWLTLERLLPADIYQAFQSRLKQTFAHLAHAEAVFRYRETPSLETLLGEYWELVVRQSEQPLNSLAAQLLTSRWHVQGQSVNVVLPTEMAVELAKRKQAEQVLQTAFLQVSQVAPRFRFAADESDEAYRAFLEQRSEEERALVEEVISAQAEKAAASDVRQEAVTSLLIGYEIKEEPVPIKQIQEEERRIVIQGVVFQAEVKELKSGRQLLTFNLTDYSDSLTVKMFSRDKEDVRLLEAIKDGIWLKVRGSVQYDPYMKELVMTAQDINQIEQQGRRDTAERKRVELHCHTPMSALDGVASLKSLIGTAAQWGHPAIAVTDHGVVQAFPEAYSLAKKHNIKCILGMEAYVVEDGVDIVYNLDPDGGNDVELNEHTTYVVFDTETTGLNPAEHTIIEIAAVKMRGTEIIEQWSELIDPQVPIGPKTTEITGITNEMLAGKPTIDVVLRKFQAFVQDAVLVAHNAEFDQGFLEACAKRIGMQPWRNPFLDTLPLARMLYSGMRNYRLGTLAKKFNVPLIQAHRALDDTVALAHVFQYMLKDLREAGITSLAALNERSNATADFKSTRPFHATLLVRNKTGLKNLYKLVSRSHVETFYRVPRIQRSQLSKYREGLLIGTACKEGELFQALLRGKTVDELAEIAAFYDFIELQPPAHYASLVRSETIPSLEVIHDYHKTLVEVGRKLNKPVAATGDVHFLNPQDAIFREVFLHSQGDPEAQHQPPLYLMTTDEMLQAFRHLGEEVAEQVVVTATNQIAEMIEEVSPIPDKLYTPVIDGADDELRGICYNKARQLYGDPLPEIVEQRLEKELTSIIKHGFSVIYLISQRLVTKSLEDGYLVGSRGSVGSSFVATMAEITEVNPLPPHYRCPACKHSEFITDGSIGSGFDLPDKNCPRCGTRYQKDGQDIPFETFLGFKGDKVPDIDLNFSGEYQPRAHKYTQELFGKDNVYRAGTIGTVAEKTAYGYVRKFAEERGLVLRNAEMARLVNGCTGVKRTTGQHPGGIIVVPHYMEIEDFCPIQYPADDSESEWRTTHFDFHSIHDNLLKLDILGHDDPTVIRMLQDLTGIDPKTIPLDDPQTMSLFSSTEALGVTPEQIRTNLGTLGIPEFGTKFVRQMLEETKPTTFAELVQISGLSHGTDVWLNNAQELIRNNICKLSEVIGCRDDIMVYLIYKGLEPSRAFKIMESVRKGKGVSEEDQEEMRRNGVPEWYIESCQKIKYMFPKAHATAYVMMAVRIAYFKVHYPLEFYASYFTVRAEDFDIPLMVKGSSAIRQKIEEIEAKGLDAPPKEKSLLTVLEMALEMVERGFRFQNVNLYRSDATRFLIEGDSLLAPFNSLPGLGTNAAINIVKAREAGEFLSKEDLLNRARISKTILEYLEEQGALADLPETNQLSLF, from the coding sequence GTGGAGGCAGCGGAAGAACGAAAGCAGCGGTTTGCCCTGCTGCTGAAGCAGCTGGCGATCCCGGAAAACTGGGTCGCCGACTACTTTCGCGAGGGGCAGATCGACAAGTTGGAACTGTACAAACAAAACAAAAAGTGGGTGTTTTGGCTTACCTTAGAGCGTCTCTTGCCGGCCGATATTTACCAGGCCTTTCAGAGCCGTCTGAAACAGACCTTTGCTCACCTCGCCCATGCCGAGGCGGTGTTCCGCTACCGGGAAACCCCCTCCCTGGAAACGCTGCTTGGCGAATATTGGGAGCTGGTCGTGCGGCAGTCCGAACAGCCGTTGAATTCGCTGGCCGCGCAATTGCTGACCAGCCGCTGGCACGTACAGGGACAAAGCGTGAACGTGGTGCTGCCGACGGAAATGGCGGTGGAGCTGGCCAAACGGAAACAGGCGGAGCAGGTGCTGCAGACAGCATTTTTGCAAGTGTCCCAGGTGGCGCCGCGGTTTCGCTTTGCCGCCGACGAAAGCGACGAAGCTTATCGCGCCTTCCTGGAACAGCGAAGCGAGGAGGAGCGGGCGCTCGTCGAGGAAGTGATCAGCGCTCAGGCGGAAAAAGCGGCGGCGAGCGACGTGCGGCAGGAAGCGGTTACCAGTTTGCTGATCGGCTACGAGATCAAGGAAGAGCCGGTACCGATCAAGCAGATTCAGGAGGAAGAGCGGCGGATCGTCATTCAGGGGGTCGTGTTTCAGGCTGAGGTGAAGGAATTGAAAAGCGGCCGCCAGCTGCTCACCTTTAACCTGACCGATTATAGCGATTCGCTCACGGTGAAGATGTTTTCCCGCGACAAAGAAGACGTCCGGCTGCTGGAGGCGATCAAAGACGGCATCTGGCTGAAAGTCCGCGGCAGTGTGCAGTACGATCCGTACATGAAAGAACTGGTGATGACCGCCCAGGACATCAACCAGATTGAGCAGCAGGGACGCCGCGACACAGCGGAGAGAAAGCGGGTCGAGCTGCACTGCCACACGCCGATGAGCGCATTGGACGGCGTCGCTTCGCTCAAATCGCTGATCGGGACGGCCGCGCAGTGGGGACATCCGGCGATCGCCGTGACCGATCACGGAGTCGTGCAGGCCTTTCCGGAAGCGTACAGCCTGGCGAAGAAACACAACATCAAGTGCATTCTCGGCATGGAGGCGTACGTCGTGGAGGACGGGGTAGACATCGTCTACAATCTCGACCCGGATGGCGGCAACGACGTGGAACTGAACGAGCACACCACCTACGTCGTGTTTGACACGGAGACGACCGGTCTCAATCCGGCCGAACACACGATTATCGAAATCGCCGCGGTCAAAATGCGCGGCACGGAGATCATCGAGCAATGGTCGGAACTGATCGATCCGCAGGTTCCGATCGGGCCGAAGACGACGGAGATTACCGGGATCACCAACGAAATGCTGGCCGGAAAACCGACGATCGACGTCGTCCTCCGCAAGTTTCAAGCGTTTGTGCAAGATGCCGTGCTGGTGGCCCACAACGCCGAGTTCGACCAGGGGTTTCTCGAGGCGTGCGCCAAGCGGATCGGCATGCAGCCGTGGCGCAATCCCTTCTTAGACACACTGCCGTTGGCGCGGATGCTCTACAGCGGGATGCGCAACTACCGCCTGGGGACGTTGGCCAAGAAGTTTAACGTGCCGCTGATCCAGGCGCACCGTGCGCTGGACGACACCGTCGCCTTGGCCCACGTGTTCCAGTACATGCTCAAAGACCTGCGCGAGGCGGGCATCACCAGTCTGGCGGCGCTCAACGAACGAAGCAACGCCACTGCCGATTTCAAGAGCACCCGCCCGTTCCACGCAACGCTTCTCGTGCGCAACAAAACGGGATTGAAAAATTTGTACAAACTGGTCAGCCGCTCCCATGTCGAGACGTTTTACCGGGTGCCGCGCATTCAGCGCAGCCAGCTCAGCAAGTACCGCGAAGGGCTGTTGATCGGCACCGCTTGCAAGGAAGGAGAGCTGTTTCAGGCGCTTCTGCGCGGCAAAACGGTGGACGAGCTGGCCGAGATCGCTGCCTTTTACGATTTTATCGAACTGCAGCCGCCCGCGCACTATGCGTCGCTTGTGCGCAGCGAGACGATCCCGTCGCTGGAGGTGATTCACGACTACCACAAAACGTTGGTCGAGGTGGGGCGGAAGCTGAACAAACCGGTCGCCGCCACCGGAGATGTGCACTTTCTCAATCCGCAGGACGCGATCTTTCGGGAAGTGTTTTTACACTCGCAAGGCGACCCGGAAGCGCAGCATCAGCCGCCGCTCTACCTGATGACGACGGACGAGATGCTGCAGGCGTTCCGCCACTTGGGCGAAGAAGTGGCGGAGCAGGTGGTGGTGACCGCCACGAACCAGATTGCGGAGATGATCGAGGAGGTTAGCCCGATCCCGGACAAGCTGTACACACCGGTTATCGACGGCGCCGATGACGAACTGCGCGGGATCTGCTACAACAAAGCGCGGCAGCTCTACGGCGATCCGCTCCCGGAGATCGTGGAACAGCGCCTGGAAAAGGAGCTGACCAGCATCATCAAGCACGGGTTCAGCGTGATTTACCTGATCTCGCAGCGGCTGGTCACGAAGTCGCTGGAAGACGGATACCTGGTCGGCTCGCGCGGTTCGGTCGGCTCCTCGTTTGTCGCGACGATGGCGGAGATTACCGAGGTCAACCCGCTGCCGCCGCATTACCGCTGTCCCGCCTGCAAGCACAGCGAGTTTATCACGGACGGATCGATCGGCTCCGGTTTCGATTTGCCGGACAAAAACTGTCCGCGCTGCGGCACGCGCTATCAAAAAGATGGGCAGGATATTCCCTTCGAGACGTTTCTCGGCTTCAAGGGCGACAAGGTGCCGGACATTGACCTGAACTTCTCCGGCGAGTACCAGCCGCGGGCGCACAAGTACACGCAGGAATTGTTCGGCAAAGACAATGTCTACCGCGCCGGCACGATCGGCACAGTTGCCGAAAAGACGGCCTACGGCTACGTTCGCAAATTTGCCGAAGAGCGCGGCCTGGTGCTGCGCAACGCCGAAATGGCGCGCCTGGTCAACGGCTGTACCGGCGTGAAGCGAACGACCGGACAGCATCCGGGCGGGATTATCGTGGTTCCGCACTACATGGAGATTGAAGATTTTTGTCCGATTCAATACCCGGCGGACGACAGCGAATCGGAGTGGCGCACCACGCACTTCGACTTCCACTCGATCCACGACAATCTGCTGAAGCTGGACATCCTGGGGCACGACGATCCGACGGTGATTCGCATGCTACAGGATTTGACCGGGATCGATCCCAAAACGATCCCGTTGGACGATCCACAAACGATGTCGCTGTTCAGCTCGACGGAAGCGTTGGGGGTGACCCCCGAGCAGATCCGCACCAACCTGGGCACGCTGGGCATTCCCGAGTTTGGCACCAAGTTTGTGCGGCAGATGCTGGAAGAGACCAAGCCGACGACCTTTGCTGAACTGGTGCAGATCTCCGGACTCTCCCACGGCACCGATGTTTGGCTGAACAACGCGCAGGAGCTGATCCGCAACAACATCTGCAAGCTCTCCGAGGTGATCGGCTGCCGCGACGACATTATGGTGTACTTGATCTACAAGGGGCTGGAACCGTCCCGCGCCTTCAAGATCATGGAGTCGGTGCGCAAAGGAAAAGGGGTCAGCGAAGAGGACCAGGAAGAGATGCGGCGCAACGGCGTGCCGGAGTGGTACATCGAATCGTGCCAAAAGATCAAGTACATGTTCCCGAAAGCGCACGCCACCGCGTACGTGATGATGGCGGTGCGGATCGCCTACTTCAAAGTGCATTACCCGCTGGAGTTTTACGCCTCCTACTTTACCGTGCGCGCCGAAGATTTCGACATCCCGCTGATGGTGAAGGGCTCGTCCGCGATTCGGCAAAAGATTGAGGAGATTGAGGCGAAGGGCTTGGATGCCCCACCGAAGGAAAAATCCCTGCTGACCGTTCTGGAGATGGCGCTGGAAATGGTGGAACGGGGCTTTCGCTTCCAAAATGTCAACCTGTACCGCTCCGATGCGACCAGGTTTTTGATCGAGGGCGACAGCCTGCTCGCCCCGTTCAATTCGCTGCCCGGCCTAGGCACCAATGCGGCGATCAACATTGTCAAGGCACGCGAAGCGGGCGAGTTTTTATCCAAGGAAGATTTGTTGAATCGCGCCCGCATCTCCAAAACGATCCTCGAGTATCTGGAAGAACAGGGAGCGCTTGCCGATCTGCCCGAGACCAACCAGCTGTCCCTGTTTTGA
- the rimP gene encoding ribosome maturation factor RimP, whose amino-acid sequence MRKVEEIVADLVQPILDELQLELVEIEYVKEGGNWFLRVYIDNETGSIDIDECGVVSERLSQRLDEVDPIPNAYFLEVSSPGAERPLRQEKDFRKAVGKHVHITTKQPLAGHTVFEGELVAFDNQQLTIKEAKQSYVIPLDQVDQARTTIVF is encoded by the coding sequence TTGCGTAAGGTAGAGGAAATCGTGGCAGATCTGGTTCAACCCATTCTCGACGAGTTGCAACTGGAACTGGTCGAGATCGAATACGTCAAAGAGGGGGGCAACTGGTTTCTCCGTGTCTACATCGATAACGAGACCGGCAGCATCGACATTGACGAGTGCGGCGTTGTCAGCGAACGGTTGAGCCAACGCCTGGACGAAGTGGACCCGATTCCCAACGCCTACTTCCTGGAAGTATCATCCCCCGGCGCCGAGCGTCCGCTGCGGCAGGAGAAAGACTTCCGCAAAGCGGTTGGCAAACACGTCCACATCACCACCAAGCAGCCGCTTGCCGGTCATACCGTGTTCGAGGGCGAACTGGTCGCGTTTGACAACCAGCAGCTTACGATAAAAGAGGCAAAGCAATCCTATGTCATCCCCTTGGATCAAGTTGACCAGGCTCGAACAACGATCGTTTTTTAG
- the nusA gene encoding transcription termination factor NusA, with protein MNADFMDALNELEREKGISKDILIEAIEAALISGYKRNFNSAQNVRVDVNRNTGQVRVFARKTVVEEVLDPRLEISLEAAQEIDPNYRLDDIVELEVTPRDFGRIAAQTAKQVVTQRIREAERGLIYSEFVEREEDIITGVVQRQDARNFYIDLGKTEAVMPLSEKMPTDDFKPQDRIKAYIIKVEKTTKGPQIIVSRTHPGLLKRLFELEVPEIYDGVVEIKSVAREAGDRSKIAVHSINPDVDPVGACVGPKGMRVQAIVNELKGEKIDIVRWSDDPAEYVANALSPSKVIHVEVNAAEKMTRVIVPDYQLSLAIGKRGQNARLAAKLTGWKIDIKSESQAEAEQISYPKASDNESATDVEVL; from the coding sequence ATGAACGCCGATTTTATGGATGCACTCAACGAGCTGGAACGTGAAAAAGGGATCTCCAAAGACATCTTGATCGAAGCGATCGAAGCCGCTTTAATCTCCGGCTACAAACGCAATTTTAACTCCGCCCAAAACGTGCGCGTCGACGTGAATCGGAACACCGGCCAGGTGCGGGTGTTTGCCCGCAAAACCGTGGTCGAAGAAGTGCTCGACCCGCGGCTGGAAATCTCCTTGGAAGCGGCCCAGGAGATCGATCCCAACTACCGTCTCGACGACATCGTGGAACTGGAAGTGACCCCCCGCGATTTTGGCCGGATCGCTGCGCAAACGGCGAAGCAGGTGGTCACGCAGCGAATCCGCGAAGCGGAGCGGGGACTGATCTACAGCGAGTTCGTCGAGCGGGAAGAAGACATCATCACCGGCGTCGTCCAGCGGCAGGATGCCCGCAACTTTTACATTGACCTTGGCAAGACGGAAGCGGTGATGCCCCTGTCGGAAAAAATGCCCACCGACGACTTCAAACCGCAAGATCGCATCAAAGCGTACATCATCAAGGTGGAGAAGACGACAAAAGGGCCGCAAATCATCGTCTCCCGCACGCATCCCGGTTTATTGAAGCGGTTGTTCGAGTTGGAAGTTCCGGAAATATACGACGGTGTCGTGGAGATCAAGTCTGTGGCGCGCGAGGCGGGGGACCGCTCGAAAATCGCGGTCCATTCGATCAACCCCGACGTGGATCCGGTTGGCGCCTGTGTCGGGCCGAAAGGCATGCGCGTGCAGGCGATCGTCAATGAACTGAAAGGGGAGAAGATCGACATCGTCCGCTGGTCGGACGATCCGGCTGAATACGTGGCGAACGCGCTCAGCCCGTCCAAGGTCATCCACGTCGAAGTGAATGCGGCGGAAAAGATGACCCGCGTGATCGTGCCGGACTATCAGCTGTCATTGGCGATCGGCAAACGGGGGCAAAACGCCCGGCTGGCTGCCAAGCTGACGGGTTGGAAAATTGACATCAAGAGCGAAAGTCAGGCGGAAGCCGAGCAAATTTCCTATCCCAAAGCGAGCGACAACGAATCGGCAACGGATGTGGAAGTACTATGA
- the rnpM gene encoding RNase P modulator RnpM, with protein sequence MKVKKIPLRKCIVCQQMFPKKELLRIVRTPQEEIIIDPTGKAAGRGAYVCTSESCRTPDTFASGKWKKVLERALNMSISQEQYEQFRQNWLEMITK encoded by the coding sequence ATGAAGGTGAAAAAAATTCCACTGCGGAAATGTATTGTTTGTCAGCAAATGTTTCCGAAAAAGGAACTGCTGCGCATCGTGCGTACGCCGCAGGAGGAGATTATCATCGATCCGACCGGCAAGGCGGCGGGCAGAGGGGCGTACGTGTGCACGAGCGAAAGCTGCCGGACGCCGGATACGTTTGCATCCGGCAAGTGGAAAAAAGTGTTGGAGCGGGCTCTGAACATGAGCATCTCGCAAGAGCAGTACGAACAATTTCGCCAGAATTGGTTGGAGATGATCACGAAGTGA
- a CDS encoding YlxQ family RNA-binding protein, translating into MLGLAMRARKLISGEDSVIQAVRSGKAKLVLLATDASANTVKKVTDKCRYYAVSCHTVCSRYELGRAIGKEGRVVLAVTDENFADSIRRLLTPNP; encoded by the coding sequence ATGCTGGGGCTGGCGATGCGGGCGCGCAAGCTGATCAGCGGCGAAGATTCCGTCATCCAAGCCGTCCGCAGCGGCAAAGCGAAGCTGGTGCTGCTCGCTACCGATGCTTCGGCCAACACGGTGAAAAAAGTGACGGACAAGTGCCGTTACTATGCGGTGTCCTGTCATACCGTCTGCAGCCGGTACGAACTGGGACGGGCGATCGGCAAGGAGGGGCGCGTGGTTCTGGCTGTTACCGACGAAAACTTCGCGGATAGCATCCGGCGCCTGCTCACACCGAATCCATAA
- the infB gene encoding translation initiation factor IF-2: MKTRVYEYAKKHNMSSKEIITLLKRLNIEVANHMSVMDQEMISKVEQHLEKLRASAPRPADNKAATAAAGQKGKQKQDSQGSAARETGKAAHQTGETKEQHRSGGKGKARSEQQQKQQNQGKNQERRASDMKSQTGKQTDRSKQGNQQQQAVGPQRTAEEFEDKVKISPKVAMEKREKIKKGPSSKRTYEESRKAPQLKNNRRSENRRNQREQRPAPEPPAKITFTGSLTVAELAKKLRKEPAEIIKKLFMLGVMATINQDLDKDTIELICAEYNVEVEEKIVVDETNFESIEEVDAPEDLVERPPVVTIMGHVDHGKTTLLDAIRSTNVVAGEAGGITQHIGAYQVEVKGKKITFLDTPGHEAFTTMRARGAQITDITILVVAADDGVKPQTVEAISHAKAANVPIIVAVNKIDKPEANPERVKQELTEYELVAEEWGGDTIFCPISAKERIGLEELLEYILLVAEMQELKANPNKRARGTVVEAELDKGRGPVATILVQHGTLRVGDPIVVGHTYGRVRAMVNDKGRRLKEAGPSTPVEITGLHDVPQAGDQFMVFEDEKKARAIGEARSAKLREAERRANTRVSLDDLFQQIQEGDIKELNLIIKADVQGSVEALRGALEKIEVNGTRIKIIHTGVGAITESDVTLANASNAIVIGFNVRPEPNARSMAEQEKIDIRLHRVIYNVIDEIEAALKGMLDPVYKETIIGQAEVRQVFKVSKVGNIAGCYVSEGKITRDAGARVIRDGVVIYEGKLDTLKRFKDDVREVAAGYECGLTLERYDDIKEGDIIEAFVMEEVKA; this comes from the coding sequence ATGAAGACACGGGTGTATGAATACGCCAAAAAACACAATATGAGCAGCAAGGAAATTATCACGCTGCTAAAACGCTTGAATATAGAAGTGGCCAATCACATGAGCGTGATGGACCAAGAGATGATCAGCAAGGTGGAGCAGCATCTGGAAAAGCTGCGCGCCTCGGCGCCGCGGCCGGCGGACAACAAAGCAGCGACGGCTGCCGCCGGACAGAAAGGGAAACAGAAGCAGGACAGCCAGGGAAGCGCGGCGCGGGAAACCGGCAAGGCCGCTCATCAGACTGGTGAGACGAAGGAACAGCATCGCAGCGGTGGCAAGGGGAAAGCCCGTTCGGAGCAGCAGCAAAAACAACAAAACCAGGGGAAGAATCAGGAGCGTAGAGCAAGCGATATGAAGAGCCAAACGGGGAAACAGACGGACCGCAGCAAACAAGGGAACCAGCAGCAACAGGCAGTCGGACCGCAGCGGACTGCCGAGGAATTTGAAGACAAGGTCAAAATCTCGCCCAAAGTCGCCATGGAAAAGCGAGAAAAGATCAAAAAAGGGCCGAGCAGCAAGCGAACCTACGAAGAGTCGCGGAAAGCGCCCCAGCTCAAAAACAACCGCCGCAGCGAAAACCGCCGCAATCAGCGGGAACAGCGGCCCGCGCCCGAACCGCCGGCCAAGATCACCTTTACCGGGTCGCTTACGGTGGCGGAGCTGGCGAAAAAGCTGCGCAAAGAGCCCGCGGAGATTATTAAAAAGCTGTTTATGCTCGGCGTGATGGCGACGATCAACCAGGATCTGGACAAAGACACGATTGAGCTGATTTGCGCCGAGTACAACGTGGAAGTGGAAGAGAAAATTGTGGTTGACGAGACCAACTTCGAGAGTATCGAAGAAGTGGATGCGCCGGAAGACCTGGTGGAACGGCCGCCGGTGGTCACGATTATGGGTCACGTCGATCACGGCAAAACCACCCTGCTCGATGCCATCCGCTCCACGAATGTGGTGGCGGGCGAAGCGGGCGGCATCACCCAGCACATCGGCGCGTACCAGGTGGAGGTAAAAGGGAAGAAGATCACCTTCCTCGATACGCCAGGACACGAGGCGTTTACCACCATGCGCGCGCGGGGCGCGCAAATCACCGATATTACGATCTTGGTGGTGGCCGCCGACGACGGCGTCAAACCGCAGACGGTGGAAGCGATCAGCCATGCCAAAGCGGCGAATGTGCCGATTATTGTCGCCGTCAACAAAATCGACAAGCCGGAGGCCAACCCGGAACGGGTGAAGCAGGAATTGACCGAATACGAACTGGTCGCCGAAGAATGGGGCGGCGACACGATCTTCTGCCCGATTTCCGCGAAGGAGCGGATCGGCTTGGAGGAACTGCTGGAGTACATCCTGCTCGTGGCGGAGATGCAGGAGTTAAAGGCGAATCCGAACAAACGCGCCCGTGGTACCGTGGTGGAAGCAGAGCTGGATAAAGGACGCGGACCGGTGGCGACGATCCTCGTTCAGCACGGTACGCTGCGGGTGGGCGACCCGATCGTCGTCGGGCATACCTATGGCCGGGTACGGGCGATGGTCAACGACAAAGGGCGCCGCTTGAAGGAAGCGGGTCCGTCCACACCGGTGGAGATTACCGGCCTGCACGATGTGCCGCAGGCAGGCGACCAGTTCATGGTCTTCGAAGATGAGAAAAAAGCGCGTGCGATCGGCGAAGCGCGCAGCGCAAAACTGCGGGAAGCGGAGCGCCGCGCCAATACCCGCGTCTCGCTCGACGACCTGTTCCAGCAAATTCAGGAAGGCGACATCAAGGAACTGAACTTGATCATCAAGGCGGATGTGCAGGGCTCGGTGGAAGCGCTGCGCGGTGCGCTGGAGAAAATCGAGGTCAACGGTACGCGGATCAAGATCATCCACACAGGTGTCGGCGCGATTACGGAATCCGACGTAACGCTGGCCAACGCCTCCAACGCGATCGTGATCGGCTTCAACGTGCGGCCGGAGCCGAATGCCCGCAGCATGGCGGAACAGGAGAAGATCGACATCCGCCTGCACCGCGTGATTTACAACGTGATCGATGAGATCGAGGCGGCGCTCAAAGGGATGCTGGATCCGGTGTACAAAGAGACGATCATCGGTCAGGCGGAGGTGCGCCAGGTATTCAAGGTCTCCAAAGTGGGCAACATCGCCGGCTGCTATGTCAGCGAAGGGAAAATCACGCGTGATGCCGGTGCCCGCGTGATCCGCGACGGCGTGGTGATCTACGAGGGCAAACTGGATACGCTGAAGCGCTTCAAGGACGATGTCCGCGAAGTGGCCGCCGGGTATGAATGCGGACTTACGCTGGAGCGGTATGATGACATTAAAGAAGGAGATATTATTGAAGCGTTCGTCATGGAGGAAGTGAAGGCCTGA
- a CDS encoding DUF503 domain-containing protein produces the protein MVGVARVELHLPACQSLKEKRSIVKSLIARLRNKFNVSVAEVAYLEQWQRTELVIAAVANEHAFLQRELAQVIQMVETVPRAELIRHVTEYYE, from the coding sequence ATGGTCGGGGTAGCGCGTGTAGAACTGCATCTGCCCGCCTGCCAATCGCTGAAGGAGAAGCGGTCGATCGTGAAAAGCCTGATTGCCCGCTTGCGCAACAAGTTTAATGTATCCGTGGCGGAAGTCGCCTATCTGGAGCAATGGCAGCGTACCGAACTGGTCATCGCTGCCGTTGCCAATGAGCACGCTTTTTTGCAGCGCGAACTGGCCCAGGTGATCCAAATGGTTGAAACGGTTCCCCGTGCCGAGTTGATCCGTCATGTTACGGAATACTACGAGTAA